From a region of the Hymenobacter jejuensis genome:
- a CDS encoding ABC transporter ATP-binding protein has translation MAEPVIQVEGLSKIYRLGSIGTGYLLQDLQRWWTTAIRRKEDPFFQLQPPAALSSAQNQTLWALQDINFEVKQGEVWGIIGNNGAGKSTLLKIISRIIRPTKGIVRGKGKVSSLLEVGTGFHPELSGRENIYLSGYILGMSKAEINAKFDEIAAFSGVEKFLDTPVKRYSSGMYVRLAFAVAAHLEPDILIIDEVLAVGDAEFQKKCLGKMREVSHRDGRTILFVSHSMQAITNLCDKGLWLQHGKIQEIGNATQVVNRYLTGLQRLQLKQSWDNMEQAPGNEYVRFKSVELIPHLPFPDSPLDIRASLTVKFQFWNLMENAVLGAGLHLFSYAGECIFDVPAPPLVCEKGVVSGECHIPGNFLNDGSYYISLIIIQNASAEVFYYEQCLSFDLEDARGEIHGFGKWMGAVRPNLPFQLKQEKVLF, from the coding sequence ATGGCAGAGCCAGTTATCCAAGTAGAAGGTTTGTCTAAAATTTATCGGTTAGGAAGCATTGGTACGGGCTATTTGCTCCAAGATTTGCAACGCTGGTGGACGACAGCTATTCGTAGAAAAGAGGATCCTTTTTTTCAATTACAGCCGCCGGCTGCATTATCGAGTGCACAGAACCAAACTTTGTGGGCTCTACAAGACATTAACTTTGAAGTTAAACAAGGGGAAGTTTGGGGCATTATTGGCAATAATGGCGCGGGCAAATCCACCCTGCTAAAAATCATTTCTCGCATTATCCGTCCCACAAAAGGCATAGTCAGAGGAAAAGGCAAGGTCAGTAGCTTGTTAGAAGTAGGCACGGGCTTTCATCCGGAGCTATCAGGCCGGGAAAATATCTACTTGAGCGGCTACATCCTGGGGATGAGCAAGGCAGAAATCAACGCCAAGTTTGATGAAATAGCGGCATTTTCCGGAGTCGAGAAGTTTCTGGACACGCCTGTAAAACGTTATTCTTCAGGCATGTATGTCCGGTTGGCGTTTGCTGTGGCAGCACATTTAGAGCCGGATATACTCATCATCGACGAAGTATTGGCTGTGGGTGATGCCGAATTTCAAAAAAAGTGTTTAGGCAAAATGCGGGAGGTCTCACATCGCGACGGGCGCACCATTCTCTTCGTAAGCCATAGCATGCAAGCCATTACCAACTTATGTGACAAAGGCTTGTGGTTGCAACACGGAAAAATTCAGGAAATAGGTAATGCGACACAAGTTGTAAACCGCTACCTAACTGGCTTGCAGCGCTTGCAGCTCAAACAGAGTTGGGATAATATGGAACAAGCTCCAGGCAACGAATACGTCAGGTTCAAATCCGTCGAGTTGATACCACATTTGCCTTTTCCCGATTCTCCTCTAGACATCCGCGCATCCTTGACTGTAAAGTTCCAGTTTTGGAATTTGATGGAAAATGCCGTGCTCGGTGCGGGCCTGCATTTGTTCTCTTACGCGGGCGAATGCATCTTCGACGTGCCTGCCCCGCCTCTGGTATGCGAGAAAGGAGTCGTGTCCGGCGAGTGCCACATCCCGGGCAATTTCCTTAACGATGGTTCCTATTACATTTCACTTATTATCATACAGAACGCTTCAGCAGAAGTATTCTATTACGAACAATGCCTGTCCTTCGACTTGGAGGATGCAAGAGGCGAAATTCATGGGTTTGGCAAATGGATGGGAGCCGTACGACCCAATTTGCCATTTCAGCTGAAACAAGAGAAGGTTCTTTTCTAG
- a CDS encoding glycosyltransferase family 2 protein, translating to MSYFFPYQITHVYLNQQLTLPALTYHRQGNYLVFWWKETAVGHLYIEPEQTLSEEQYYSALSMAITPTIRHFANKKHTNSDSWQTWLAQRDNARLATWMDSIFPTPPTLPKQVPVSVIICTRNRATLLRRCLLMLRMLACMPREIIVVDNAPIDEASQKVTQDFEEVIYVVEPHLGLDRARNTGVKTARFPVVAFVDDDVVVHPFLVYRVWETFQESSVAAMTGLVIAMSLETEAQFIFEQYWSFNRGYINKMYTPDYVRVVNKQAPPVWEIGAGANMAFRKSIFEEIGYFDELLDVGAAGCSGDSELWHRILIRGHSIEYNPWAIVYHEHRRDATALKRQLFYYMRGHAAAALIQQEYNPQAGYEQYLYKILPKYYFDLAKTDFPHFRYRSRTLWAEMKGLVSGIAFYYRNRKGAPKPSR from the coding sequence ATGAGCTACTTCTTTCCCTACCAAATTACCCATGTCTATTTAAACCAACAGCTGACATTGCCCGCTTTAACGTATCATCGGCAGGGAAATTATTTAGTCTTTTGGTGGAAAGAAACGGCAGTAGGGCACTTGTATATTGAGCCTGAACAGACGCTTTCTGAGGAGCAATACTACTCCGCGCTGTCAATGGCAATTACTCCTACTATTCGACATTTTGCAAACAAAAAGCATACGAACTCTGATTCTTGGCAGACTTGGTTAGCTCAACGAGATAATGCGCGTTTGGCTACTTGGATGGATTCCATTTTTCCAACTCCGCCGACGCTGCCTAAGCAGGTACCAGTTTCAGTAATTATCTGCACTCGGAATAGGGCCACTTTGCTGCGGAGATGCTTGCTTATGCTGCGTATGCTGGCATGTATGCCCCGCGAAATTATAGTGGTTGATAATGCTCCAATAGATGAGGCTTCTCAAAAAGTCACCCAAGATTTTGAAGAAGTAATTTATGTCGTAGAACCCCACCTTGGCCTCGATAGAGCGCGCAATACAGGCGTTAAAACGGCCCGGTTTCCTGTGGTTGCTTTCGTGGACGATGATGTAGTTGTGCATCCTTTTCTGGTTTACAGGGTTTGGGAAACTTTTCAGGAATCTTCTGTTGCTGCAATGACAGGTTTGGTTATTGCCATGAGCTTGGAAACAGAAGCGCAATTCATCTTTGAGCAATATTGGAGCTTCAACCGAGGCTACATTAATAAAATGTATACCCCTGATTATGTGCGGGTTGTCAATAAGCAAGCACCTCCAGTCTGGGAAATCGGAGCGGGCGCCAATATGGCATTTCGAAAATCAATTTTTGAGGAAATAGGTTATTTTGACGAACTGCTGGATGTGGGGGCAGCAGGCTGTAGTGGCGACTCAGAGTTATGGCACCGTATCTTGATTCGCGGACATTCCATTGAATACAATCCTTGGGCCATAGTATACCACGAGCACCGCAGGGACGCGACAGCTTTGAAACGCCAACTGTTTTATTACATGCGCGGCCACGCTGCCGCTGCCCTCATCCAACAAGAGTATAACCCACAAGCAGGCTATGAGCAGTACCTCTACAAAATTCTTCCCAAATACTACTTTGATTTAGCAAAGACCGATTTTCCTCATTTTCGTTATCGCAGCCGCACCTTGTGGGCCGAAATGAAGGGTCTGGTGTCTGGCATAGCTTTTTATTATCGTAACCGAAAGGGTGCACCTAAGCCTTCGCGCTAA
- a CDS encoding glycosyltransferase: MQEAFDSIWQQDYPRIEIVVVDDGSTDTTAQVAQRHASVKYVYQKNQGLSAARNTGVVHSTGQYLVFLDADDWLLPDALKINAQYLEQNPELAFVSGGHDKIFVATGLLKIYTREVTDNHYLQLLQGNYIGMHATVMFQRWVFDAFTYDPTLKACEDYDLYLRISRKYPVAHHTQRVAAYRLHSTNMSGDIPLMLSTVLSVLKRQKSFLHTGEEKQAYARGQLIWKEYYGNELYHKITSSPRATKAELATLLAIRPAQTVRHLLQPKMFMLKRILRKYTPDAGLRLLHKAGIYKNYRPAVGQVITGDFARHTPFSTEFGYDRGGPVDRYYIENFLLRESQSIRDRVLEIGDNEYTMRFGQNITQSDILHVDARNSKATFVGDLSDSPHIPDNLFDCIVLTQTLHLIYDYKQALATCYRILKPGGTLLLTVPGITPIDRGEWRKTWYWSFTDVALHRLLHDTFPAATITIGSFGNVFIATAFLYGMGISEVTKEQLDMYDPQFQVINTVKAIKAHRSA, encoded by the coding sequence TTGCAGGAAGCTTTTGATAGCATCTGGCAACAGGATTATCCGAGAATTGAAATTGTAGTAGTTGATGATGGCTCGACCGATACAACAGCGCAGGTAGCGCAACGCCATGCCTCGGTTAAATACGTTTACCAAAAAAACCAAGGACTATCAGCAGCCCGCAATACGGGCGTCGTGCATAGTACGGGCCAATATCTGGTCTTTCTGGATGCCGATGATTGGCTTCTCCCCGATGCTTTAAAAATAAATGCTCAGTATTTAGAGCAAAACCCTGAATTGGCTTTCGTATCGGGAGGTCACGATAAAATATTTGTCGCTACCGGCTTACTAAAAATCTATACCCGCGAAGTAACTGACAATCATTATCTACAGCTGCTTCAAGGTAATTACATTGGGATGCATGCGACAGTGATGTTTCAGCGTTGGGTATTTGATGCTTTCACCTACGATCCGACGCTGAAGGCTTGCGAAGATTATGATCTGTATTTGCGAATTAGCCGCAAGTACCCGGTCGCTCATCATACCCAAAGAGTTGCCGCATATCGTCTGCACAGCACTAATATGTCTGGTGATATTCCTTTGATGCTGTCCACTGTATTATCCGTATTAAAACGGCAGAAGTCTTTCTTGCACACCGGCGAGGAGAAACAGGCCTATGCCCGTGGCCAGTTAATTTGGAAAGAGTATTATGGCAACGAGCTTTACCATAAAATCACGTCTTCACCGAGAGCCACTAAGGCTGAATTGGCGACCCTGTTGGCAATCCGGCCTGCACAAACTGTGCGCCACCTTCTGCAACCGAAAATGTTTATGTTGAAGAGAATTTTAAGAAAGTATACACCGGACGCAGGGTTGCGATTATTGCACAAAGCCGGAATTTATAAAAACTATCGGCCAGCAGTCGGACAAGTAATAACCGGTGATTTTGCGCGTCATACGCCGTTTAGCACTGAATTCGGTTACGACCGGGGCGGCCCTGTCGATCGGTATTATATTGAAAATTTTCTGCTGCGGGAATCACAGAGCATTCGGGACCGTGTACTGGAAATTGGGGATAATGAATACACTATGCGGTTTGGACAGAACATTACGCAAAGTGACATTTTGCATGTAGATGCTCGCAATTCCAAAGCCACTTTTGTGGGCGATTTAAGTGATTCCCCGCACATCCCAGACAACTTGTTTGACTGTATTGTACTTACGCAGACACTACACCTAATTTATGACTACAAGCAGGCTTTAGCCACTTGCTATCGCATTTTGAAGCCTGGTGGCACTTTACTGCTTACAGTACCTGGGATTACCCCTATTGATCGTGGCGAATGGAGAAAGACGTGGTACTGGTCTTTCACGGATGTGGCATTACATCGCTTGCTGCATGATACTTTTCCGGCTGCAACCATTACCATCGGATCATTTGGGAATGTATTCATTGCTACTGCATTCCTATATGGCATGGGTATTTCAGAAGTCACAAAAGAGCAGTTGGATATGTATGATCCACAATTTCAAGTTATCAATACTGTGAAAGCCATTAAAGCTCATCGTAGTGCTTAA
- a CDS encoding polysaccharide deacetylase family protein, translated as MLKNLLSAINFLPEAHACVLMYHRVAKLESDIWEIAVDPDRFEQHMQLIKRKANVISVKELTEALGKKSIKKNTIAITFDDGYADNFHVAKPILDYYNLPATFFITSQTIGKEEELWWDELENIILFSERLPAKCSSILVGSITDFDLEQEVYLSKDLLLKHQSWNACEQSPPTLRCVLFFHLWQKLKPLPYAEQQLQLRSIRQWAGRIRNARPQYKCLSYNELQILGNSILHDIGVHTETHPALAFHAPIFQKQELLGNKTFLEKATGKDINLVAYPYGNYNQDTTDVVKEAGFKAAFTTEGKPVTNDSDRYRLGRFQVKNNLEYQFSQQLQHWLNS; from the coding sequence GTGCTTAAAAACCTGCTTTCTGCAATCAATTTTCTCCCCGAAGCGCATGCATGCGTGCTAATGTATCATCGCGTTGCAAAGTTGGAATCGGATATATGGGAAATTGCCGTAGACCCTGACAGATTTGAGCAACACATGCAGCTGATTAAAAGAAAGGCAAATGTTATTTCTGTTAAAGAATTAACGGAAGCCCTAGGGAAAAAGTCCATCAAAAAAAACACTATTGCAATCACCTTCGACGACGGCTACGCCGACAATTTCCATGTAGCTAAGCCTATACTCGACTACTATAATTTGCCAGCTACCTTTTTTATTACGTCGCAAACAATTGGAAAAGAGGAAGAGCTATGGTGGGATGAGCTTGAAAATATTATACTTTTTTCTGAAAGACTTCCAGCCAAGTGCTCATCAATTCTGGTTGGTAGCATAACAGATTTTGATTTAGAGCAGGAAGTATATCTAAGTAAAGATTTGCTACTGAAGCATCAAAGTTGGAATGCGTGCGAACAAAGCCCGCCAACTTTGCGATGCGTACTATTTTTTCACTTATGGCAAAAATTAAAACCTTTGCCGTATGCAGAACAGCAATTGCAGCTACGGAGTATCAGGCAGTGGGCTGGCAGAATACGCAACGCTAGACCCCAATACAAGTGCCTATCTTACAATGAGTTACAAATATTAGGCAACAGTATTTTGCACGATATAGGCGTTCATACCGAAACGCATCCTGCACTAGCTTTTCATGCGCCCATATTTCAAAAGCAAGAGCTGTTAGGAAACAAAACCTTTTTAGAAAAGGCGACCGGTAAAGACATAAACTTAGTGGCTTACCCTTATGGAAACTACAATCAGGACACAACTGATGTTGTTAAAGAAGCAGGGTTTAAAGCAGCCTTTACAACGGAAGGAAAACCCGTTACTAACGACTCAGACAGGTATCGTTTGGGCAGATTTCAAGTAAAGAACAACCTGGAATACCAGTTCAGCCAGCAACTTCAGCACTGGCTGAACTCTTAA